A single Henriciella sp. AS95 DNA region contains:
- a CDS encoding CocE/NonD family hydrolase has translation MKLWQKILVGLLALVVLLAVMGFAFRQTLGRIAVDHFTKELIGPRPAFRNTDFSVETEWVTMRDGTKLSTDIYTPDGDGPWPTLLVRDAYQFQKYLTCHYYVRYGYACVHQDVRGQGESEGEWYPLKHEADDGADTLEWLTGQHFQNGNIALVGGSYLGLVQWAVADRLPPEVKTIVPTTSHGGFYDMVYRGGHFTQGIAGLWSAEIFHPLQDKEAATKQWLETVIPVHPASDAPKDLFMGAWPSYSDYIAHPDRDDAYWQQDFYRQIDQSYLSVQVPVLWIARWHDFFLEGTLNRVDDLPSRADSLLLIQPGQHGGLTNELNYTDKRFQEFETNLAWLDHHLKGEPLPETLQHPVIYYENGADRWQTADSWPPADRQSLQFHLTRLDQSATCRGSLAETAPSSPEAAAQYTYDPATPVETKGGAFLLNPNIAPPAIADQGRTACERDDILSFVSEPFDAGLHIAGSIEVSLDVQTDAPETAFTVKISEVFEDGRVLNIRDDIQTYRPASTPDDAALVFDLVPIDWTLAPGSRLRLDVSSSNFPAFPAHPNKAGVWSEIASPATARQTLSGGSVKLPIIKE, from the coding sequence ATGAAACTCTGGCAAAAAATTCTTGTCGGCTTGCTGGCGCTTGTCGTCCTTCTTGCCGTCATGGGCTTCGCCTTCCGGCAGACGCTGGGCCGCATAGCAGTCGACCATTTCACAAAGGAGCTGATCGGCCCGCGCCCGGCCTTTCGAAATACGGATTTCTCTGTCGAAACCGAATGGGTCACCATGCGCGACGGGACGAAACTGTCGACGGATATCTACACGCCTGACGGCGATGGCCCATGGCCGACGCTCCTCGTGCGGGACGCCTACCAGTTCCAGAAATACCTCACCTGTCACTACTACGTCCGATACGGCTATGCCTGCGTCCATCAGGATGTGCGCGGACAGGGCGAATCCGAAGGCGAGTGGTACCCGCTGAAACATGAAGCTGATGACGGCGCCGACACGCTCGAATGGCTGACAGGGCAGCACTTCCAGAACGGCAACATCGCGCTCGTCGGCGGATCCTATCTCGGGCTCGTCCAGTGGGCTGTTGCCGACCGCCTGCCTCCGGAGGTGAAGACCATAGTGCCGACCACCTCGCATGGCGGCTTTTATGACATGGTCTATCGCGGCGGCCATTTCACGCAGGGCATTGCCGGGCTCTGGTCTGCGGAAATCTTCCACCCGCTTCAGGACAAGGAAGCCGCCACCAAACAGTGGCTGGAAACCGTCATCCCCGTGCACCCGGCAAGCGACGCCCCAAAAGACCTCTTCATGGGCGCATGGCCCTCCTATTCGGACTATATCGCTCACCCTGACCGAGACGACGCCTACTGGCAGCAGGATTTCTACCGCCAGATTGACCAGTCCTATCTCTCCGTCCAAGTGCCTGTGCTCTGGATCGCCCGCTGGCATGACTTCTTCCTGGAAGGCACGCTGAACAGGGTGGACGACCTGCCAAGCCGTGCCGATAGCCTGCTCCTCATACAGCCGGGACAGCATGGCGGCCTGACCAATGAGCTGAACTATACCGACAAACGCTTTCAGGAGTTCGAGACGAACCTCGCCTGGCTAGATCACCATCTGAAGGGCGAGCCGCTCCCCGAAACGCTGCAGCATCCCGTCATCTATTATGAAAACGGCGCTGACCGGTGGCAGACCGCCGACTCCTGGCCCCCCGCCGACCGCCAGTCGCTTCAATTCCACCTGACGCGGCTCGACCAATCCGCGACGTGCAGGGGAAGTCTCGCTGAAACCGCCCCCTCATCGCCCGAGGCCGCAGCGCAGTACACCTACGACCCGGCGACCCCGGTTGAGACCAAAGGCGGGGCCTTCCTGCTCAATCCGAACATCGCCCCACCCGCCATCGCCGACCAGGGCCGCACGGCCTGCGAACGCGATGACATCCTTTCCTTCGTGAGCGAGCCCTTCGACGCCGGGCTTCACATCGCCGGCAGCATCGAGGTTTCGCTCGACGTTCAGACCGATGCGCCTGAAACCGCGTTCACAGTGAAAATCTCGGAAGTCTTCGAGGATGGCCGCGTGCTCAACATTCGCGATGACATACAGACCTACCGCCCCGCTTCAACGCCTGACGACGCCGCTCTTGTCTTCGACCTTGTCCCGATTGACTGGACACTCGCGCCGGGCTCACGGTTGCGGCTGGACGTTTCCTCGTCAAACTTCCCCGCCTTCCCGGCGCATCCGAACAAGGCCGGCGTCTGGAGCGAAATCGCCTCTCCCGCCACCGCCCGCCAGACGCTCTCTGGCGGATCGGTCAAGCTGCCGATAATAAAGGAGTGA
- a CDS encoding acyl-CoA dehydrogenase family protein, which produces MNYPDEAIAKQIGDRVEAFIRDVVASYERDPRLEDHGPSEELVKEIRDKARDAGVMTPHILEDGSHLSQRGTAYVLQKTGLSPLGPVACNTGAPDEGNMFLLGKVANEEQHERFLKPLVSGEARSAFFMTEPPEYEGAGSDPSMMKTTCVQDGNHWVINGRKTFITGALGAKVGIIMAKSEEGACMFLVDLPNDAVRIERVLDTIDSSMPGGHSEVVIDNLRVPATDMLGNPGEGFRYAQIRLAPARLSHCMRWLGVAIRANEIATEYACKRQAFSKLLVDHEGVGFMLAENKIDLQQCSLMIDWCADALDRGENGNVESSMAKVAVSEALFKVADRCVQVMGGMGVSRDTIVEQLFREVRAFRIYDGPTEVHKWSLAKKIKKAELARLAGS; this is translated from the coding sequence TTGAACTATCCAGATGAAGCCATCGCCAAGCAGATTGGCGATCGGGTCGAAGCATTTATCCGCGACGTCGTCGCATCGTATGAGCGCGACCCTCGCCTCGAAGACCACGGCCCAAGCGAAGAGCTCGTGAAGGAAATTCGCGACAAGGCGCGCGATGCTGGCGTGATGACGCCGCATATCCTCGAGGATGGCTCGCACCTGTCTCAGCGCGGTACGGCTTACGTTCTACAAAAGACCGGACTTTCGCCGCTTGGCCCTGTGGCGTGCAACACCGGCGCGCCAGACGAGGGCAATATGTTCCTCCTCGGCAAGGTCGCTAACGAAGAGCAGCATGAGCGCTTCCTGAAGCCGCTTGTCTCCGGCGAGGCGCGGTCTGCCTTCTTCATGACGGAGCCGCCAGAATACGAAGGGGCCGGCTCGGACCCGTCCATGATGAAAACGACCTGCGTGCAGGACGGCAATCACTGGGTCATCAATGGCCGCAAGACGTTCATTACGGGGGCCCTGGGCGCGAAGGTCGGCATCATCATGGCCAAATCGGAAGAGGGCGCCTGCATGTTCCTCGTCGACCTGCCAAATGATGCCGTCCGGATCGAGCGCGTGCTCGACACGATTGATAGCTCCATGCCGGGTGGGCATTCCGAAGTGGTGATCGACAATCTTCGCGTGCCGGCAACGGACATGCTTGGCAATCCGGGCGAGGGCTTTCGATACGCGCAGATCCGGCTCGCGCCGGCGCGGCTTTCGCACTGCATGCGCTGGCTTGGCGTCGCGATACGCGCGAATGAAATCGCGACCGAGTATGCGTGCAAGCGGCAGGCCTTTAGCAAGCTGCTCGTCGATCATGAAGGCGTCGGTTTCATGCTGGCGGAGAACAAGATCGACCTTCAGCAATGCTCGCTGATGATCGACTGGTGCGCCGATGCGCTGGACCGCGGCGAGAATGGCAATGTCGAAAGCTCAATGGCAAAGGTTGCCGTCTCCGAAGCGCTGTTCAAAGTGGCCGACCGCTGTGTGCAGGTCATGGGCGGCATGGGCGTCAGCCGCGACACCATCGTCGAGCAGTTGTTCCGCGAAGTCCGCGCCTTCCGCATCTATGACGGGCCGACCGAAGTCCACAAATGGTCGCTCGCCAAGAAGATCAAGAAGGCCGAGCTGGCTCGGCTGGCTGGATCCTAG
- a CDS encoding glycosyl hydrolase, protein MRILKWTGIGLAILLGLAVCAAVAGYFLAQQRIKSAMTPPVADPAPSSLTAYLDDDFEPQAPPQLYNPQSISSFADEALLNTQARPWTRWWWPGGDVDAETACAQLEDLHDAGFGGVEIQPFNAGLAIIEDEAWQARINSFDSEDYYATLGRVMSCARSLDMQVYLNHLSGWPAGGPEVPVTEGMKEIRYAEKRVKGGRMIDIDLPAPEPSYNDIAMAVGEIFFGADLSNFVPDERQVLAVLAATPVAGKHASNPLDVTNTVQLDPDSVVDLSSFVEDGRLNWEAPDGDWAIMAIYAQPAGEAPTLIASERSGYVIDHLDADIVAGHYGYAYGPRTGLEEFYGAPFMGVFNDSLEFKLDRLGSVDILEEFKKRRGYDLTPHLPAIFIPARDNFFLTEVGRQQPAPSFSLDETDERIRHDYQKTVSDLIIERFASESADWAEARGLASKAQTYGSDFDVLAAMGQNTMPETEQLFAGGSEYALKLATSGAEIYDRPVVSAESFVWYKLAYAVSPEQIKAAADKLFLSGVNQIIYHGIPYVPQDDAYSEEFGDLGWYPFSGPENDSNFSGNYGPASPVWDVLPDLNAYLTRAQSLLKAGHQRSDLFIYYPFLGFPHQIEDSEVFSEEFLFMGALPGETQAQRDEPISIPFSKLPEHAPEDQIDPRLRWLEQIRPLTERLNEAGVTWSWINDDGIARFDPATDESARILIADAPWIERATLEALIETEDMADRVTIWGAPPRRQPGFLDFEANDAWIARTAAELASNGGPATPEALIDWLAPALRLKRNETIRHYARYLTAGTEIHFLVNQSRDRHTALAVPSRQHAHAYWFDATAGIAWDAAPIEAGAFEVDLDGLQSRFLILSDEAISSIGAAPDAITNSIKINGPWTIRSGELTLDDQTSLPDLRTVDGFRHADQPLVYSTALNLETDEPCPCPAQLSLGRVEGVVQVRVNGEEFPPAGLVPMTINLVDALQPGRNTLMLTIKPPRRNELVGKALAGDPLLEQVLPQQEELAPIGLFGPVQLDLLAPAQTPSLPTDSE, encoded by the coding sequence ATGCGCATCCTGAAATGGACCGGTATCGGCCTTGCCATTCTTCTCGGACTGGCTGTCTGCGCCGCTGTGGCCGGATATTTCCTTGCTCAGCAGCGTATCAAGTCGGCAATGACGCCGCCGGTGGCAGACCCCGCCCCTTCCTCGCTGACGGCATACCTGGACGACGACTTTGAGCCGCAGGCACCGCCGCAGCTCTACAATCCTCAATCAATTTCCTCCTTCGCCGACGAGGCCCTGCTCAACACGCAGGCCCGGCCGTGGACGCGCTGGTGGTGGCCGGGCGGTGACGTCGATGCGGAGACGGCCTGCGCGCAGCTGGAAGACTTGCACGATGCCGGGTTTGGCGGCGTGGAAATCCAGCCCTTCAATGCTGGCCTCGCCATCATCGAGGACGAGGCCTGGCAGGCGCGTATCAACAGCTTCGACAGCGAGGACTATTACGCCACGCTGGGCCGCGTCATGTCCTGCGCCAGGAGCTTGGACATGCAGGTCTACCTGAACCATCTCAGCGGCTGGCCGGCCGGCGGCCCGGAGGTCCCGGTGACCGAAGGCATGAAGGAAATCCGCTACGCCGAAAAACGCGTCAAAGGCGGCCGTATGATCGACATTGACCTGCCCGCGCCAGAGCCGAGCTACAACGATATTGCGATGGCTGTCGGCGAGATCTTCTTCGGCGCGGACCTCTCCAATTTCGTCCCGGATGAAAGACAGGTTCTGGCCGTTCTGGCTGCCACACCGGTCGCCGGAAAGCACGCGTCCAACCCGCTGGATGTCACGAATACCGTGCAGCTCGACCCTGACTCTGTCGTTGATCTCTCAAGCTTCGTCGAAGACGGCCGGCTCAACTGGGAGGCCCCTGATGGCGATTGGGCGATCATGGCAATTTACGCCCAGCCTGCTGGCGAAGCGCCCACCCTGATCGCGTCAGAGCGCAGCGGCTACGTCATCGACCACCTCGATGCGGACATCGTCGCCGGTCATTATGGCTATGCCTATGGCCCCCGCACCGGGCTGGAAGAATTCTATGGCGCCCCGTTCATGGGCGTCTTCAATGACAGCCTCGAGTTCAAGCTGGACCGACTCGGTTCGGTCGACATCCTTGAAGAATTCAAAAAGCGACGCGGCTACGACCTCACACCGCACCTCCCGGCGATCTTCATCCCCGCACGCGACAATTTCTTCCTCACCGAAGTCGGACGCCAGCAACCGGCCCCCTCCTTCAGCCTGGACGAAACCGACGAGCGAATCCGCCACGACTATCAGAAAACCGTGTCTGACCTGATCATCGAGCGCTTCGCAAGCGAGAGCGCGGACTGGGCAGAAGCGCGCGGCCTCGCCTCCAAGGCACAAACCTATGGCTCGGACTTCGATGTGCTCGCCGCGATGGGCCAGAACACAATGCCTGAGACCGAACAGCTCTTCGCTGGTGGGTCGGAGTACGCCCTCAAGCTCGCGACATCTGGCGCGGAAATCTATGACCGGCCGGTCGTCTCCGCCGAGTCCTTCGTTTGGTACAAGCTCGCCTATGCCGTGTCTCCGGAGCAGATCAAGGCAGCAGCCGACAAGCTTTTCCTGAGCGGCGTGAACCAGATCATCTATCACGGCATCCCTTACGTGCCGCAGGATGACGCCTACAGCGAAGAATTCGGTGATCTCGGCTGGTACCCATTTTCCGGGCCGGAGAATGACAGCAATTTCTCGGGCAATTACGGACCCGCCTCTCCGGTCTGGGACGTGCTGCCGGACCTCAACGCCTATCTCACGCGCGCCCAGTCACTCCTGAAAGCAGGCCACCAGCGCTCCGATCTCTTCATCTACTACCCGTTCCTCGGCTTCCCGCATCAGATCGAGGATTCTGAGGTTTTCTCCGAAGAGTTCCTGTTTATGGGGGCGCTACCCGGCGAAACCCAGGCGCAGCGCGATGAGCCGATTTCCATCCCCTTCAGCAAGCTGCCCGAGCACGCGCCAGAAGACCAGATCGACCCGCGCCTGCGCTGGCTGGAACAGATCCGTCCGCTCACAGAACGGCTGAACGAAGCCGGCGTGACCTGGTCCTGGATCAATGATGACGGCATCGCCCGTTTTGATCCGGCCACAGACGAAAGTGCGCGCATCCTGATTGCGGACGCTCCCTGGATCGAACGCGCGACCCTCGAAGCCCTGATCGAGACAGAAGACATGGCAGACCGGGTGACCATCTGGGGTGCCCCGCCGAGGCGCCAGCCCGGCTTCCTGGACTTTGAGGCGAACGACGCCTGGATTGCCAGAACAGCCGCCGAGCTTGCCTCAAATGGCGGGCCAGCCACGCCCGAAGCGCTCATCGACTGGCTGGCTCCGGCGCTGCGCCTCAAGCGGAACGAGACCATCCGGCACTACGCCCGGTATCTCACCGCCGGGACAGAAATTCACTTCCTCGTCAACCAGTCGCGCGACCGGCACACCGCCCTTGCCGTGCCGTCGCGCCAGCATGCCCATGCCTACTGGTTCGACGCAACCGCAGGCATTGCATGGGATGCGGCCCCGATTGAGGCAGGCGCGTTTGAGGTTGACCTCGATGGCCTTCAGTCCCGCTTCCTGATCTTGTCGGATGAAGCGATCTCCAGCATCGGCGCTGCGCCAGACGCGATCACCAATTCCATAAAGATCAACGGGCCATGGACGATCAGATCGGGCGAACTCACGCTGGACGATCAGACCTCGCTGCCGGACCTTCGAACCGTCGACGGGTTCAGGCATGCTGACCAGCCGCTCGTCTACTCGACAGCGTTAAACCTGGAAACGGACGAGCCCTGCCCTTGCCCCGCGCAGCTATCGCTTGGCCGTGTCGAGGGCGTGGTCCAGGTCCGTGTGAACGGCGAGGAATTTCCGCCGGCCGGTCTTGTACCCATGACGATCAATCTCGTCGACGCCCTGCAGCCGGGGCGCAACACGCTGATGCTCACCATCAAGCCGCCAAGGCGTAATGAACTCGTCGGCAAGGCGCTGGCGGGCGATCCGCTCCTTGAGCAGGTCCTGCCACAACAGGAGGAGCTCGCGCCAATCGGGCTCTTCGGCCCTGTCCAGCTCGACCTGCTCGCCCCGGCTCAAACGCCGTCTCTTCCAACTGACAGCGAGTAA
- a CDS encoding CoA transferase — translation MDTRNDTDQQAGSGPCAGLRVIEISTMVSGPFAGQLLGDLGAEVIKIETTAGDPMRANQPSYDGMSAYFSLFNRNKQSICLDLKSDEGRSIAADLIASADVVLENFRPGTMDRLGLGYETLRKDNPGLIYAGLSGFGTDGPYKDKPAYDHVIQAMSGAMSVMGSPDNPVPIHHIIADKVASIMTCNAVLAALLHRERSGGAGQKVSTSLMKTYAAFLMPDLLNNFMFQTKDIQKIPNIKIHHPLRVKDGSVMGHVQLNRQFEALCTILGREDLIEDKRYNTPWARIFNYADFWKELEEPASRMTKAELIALADEHGIPLAPVNTVEEFMEDPQAVYSECFIDTEDPEFGRMRTSGFFADFETSPPSVRMRAPKLGEHTEEVLKALGKTEAQIEAARKAGTIG, via the coding sequence ATGGATACACGCAACGATACAGACCAGCAGGCAGGAAGCGGACCGTGTGCCGGCCTTCGCGTCATCGAGATATCGACCATGGTGTCAGGACCATTCGCTGGCCAGTTGCTGGGTGATCTCGGTGCAGAGGTGATCAAGATCGAGACCACTGCCGGCGACCCCATGCGGGCCAACCAACCGTCATATGACGGGATGTCCGCCTATTTCTCCCTCTTTAATCGTAATAAGCAGAGCATCTGCCTCGACCTCAAATCAGATGAAGGCCGATCCATTGCGGCAGACCTGATCGCGAGCGCCGATGTGGTACTCGAAAACTTCCGTCCCGGCACGATGGACCGGCTCGGCCTCGGCTACGAGACACTCCGCAAGGACAATCCGGGCCTCATCTATGCAGGCCTGTCAGGCTTCGGAACAGACGGCCCCTATAAGGACAAGCCTGCCTACGACCACGTCATTCAGGCGATGAGCGGAGCAATGTCTGTTATGGGCTCACCGGATAATCCCGTACCCATCCACCACATCATTGCAGACAAGGTCGCGTCGATCATGACCTGCAACGCCGTCCTTGCGGCGCTGCTTCATCGCGAGCGCTCCGGCGGTGCTGGCCAGAAAGTCTCCACCTCCCTGATGAAGACCTATGCCGCCTTCCTGATGCCGGACCTGCTGAACAATTTCATGTTCCAGACCAAGGACATACAGAAGATTCCCAACATCAAGATCCATCATCCGCTACGCGTGAAAGATGGAAGCGTGATGGGGCACGTACAGCTTAACCGCCAGTTCGAGGCGCTCTGCACGATCCTGGGGCGTGAGGATTTGATAGAGGACAAACGCTACAACACGCCCTGGGCGCGTATCTTCAACTATGCGGACTTCTGGAAAGAGCTCGAAGAGCCAGCCTCCAGGATGACGAAAGCCGAACTCATCGCACTGGCCGATGAACATGGCATTCCCCTGGCACCGGTGAACACGGTCGAAGAATTCATGGAAGACCCGCAGGCCGTCTATTCGGAGTGCTTCATCGACACAGAAGACCCGGAATTCGGCCGGATGCGCACCTCCGGCTTCTTTGCAGACTTCGAGACCTCACCGCCTTCTGTCCGGATGCGCGCGCCAAAACTCGGCGAACACACGGAGGAAGTTCTCAAGGCGCTCGGCAAGACCGAGGCGCAAATCGAAGCGGCTCGAAAGGCCGGGACCATCGGCTGA
- a CDS encoding MFS transporter: MTSETLAAGNPVSALRPSMRHAWYTVGLLTVLFILSFIDRSILALMAEPVGQALGLADRQLALLLGLGFALVYSFGGLPLAQLVDTRDRRTVVAVGVGVWSVATVLSAFATGFWSLLILRCGVALGEAVLTPAAVSLIADLFLKEKRSLPMSVYLSVGSFMSIGSYMAGAMAYDFAASFSAATGLAHWQLTFMLVGLPGVVLAVVFLFTAANPPRGESLKIGQDYSSWGAFFGYIRKRALFFVPLLTAAGVYCLFSLAVVTWLPTFLVREEGLSLSQAGYMLGWIGVPTGLIGNFFWPQLAMAIDRRWKNRGAVTVLFIAACVSGPAFAMGIFSGGTVLYVCIGIGILFGSAFPVIPPIAYQQFGPIRMRARLAAVNLLIIALLGYGLGPLVAVELGALIVGGEHSLGAGLAWLCLLTTPFLIALSLLAISRSSLGEDQD; this comes from the coding sequence ATGACAAGCGAAACTCTGGCCGCAGGCAATCCCGTTTCCGCATTGAGGCCGTCAATGCGGCACGCCTGGTACACGGTCGGGCTGCTCACCGTTCTTTTCATCCTGTCTTTTATCGACCGTAGCATTCTGGCGCTGATGGCAGAGCCTGTCGGTCAAGCCCTTGGGCTTGCTGACCGGCAGCTTGCGCTTCTCCTCGGCCTGGGCTTTGCGCTGGTCTATTCGTTTGGCGGCCTGCCACTGGCGCAATTGGTGGATACACGCGACAGGCGGACGGTGGTCGCGGTTGGTGTCGGCGTCTGGAGCGTGGCGACCGTGCTGTCTGCCTTCGCGACTGGATTCTGGAGCCTGCTGATCCTGCGTTGCGGCGTCGCGCTTGGCGAGGCCGTGCTGACCCCGGCCGCAGTTTCGTTGATCGCTGACCTGTTCCTCAAGGAGAAGCGCAGCCTGCCCATGTCGGTTTACCTGTCAGTGGGCAGTTTCATGTCCATCGGGTCGTACATGGCAGGCGCCATGGCCTATGACTTCGCCGCCAGCTTTAGCGCGGCGACAGGTCTTGCGCACTGGCAGCTGACCTTCATGCTTGTCGGTCTTCCTGGCGTCGTGCTCGCGGTCGTGTTCCTGTTTACGGCGGCCAATCCGCCGAGGGGGGAATCTCTCAAAATCGGCCAGGACTATTCATCCTGGGGTGCCTTTTTCGGCTACATCCGCAAGCGCGCTCTATTTTTCGTTCCCTTGCTTACGGCCGCTGGCGTTTATTGTCTGTTCAGCCTGGCCGTCGTGACCTGGCTGCCGACATTCCTTGTGCGCGAAGAGGGGCTCAGCCTGTCGCAAGCGGGGTATATGCTCGGCTGGATTGGTGTGCCGACAGGTCTGATCGGCAATTTCTTCTGGCCGCAACTGGCGATGGCGATAGACCGGAGATGGAAGAACCGCGGTGCCGTAACGGTTCTGTTCATCGCGGCCTGTGTTTCCGGACCAGCCTTTGCGATGGGCATCTTTTCTGGCGGAACGGTGCTGTATGTTTGCATCGGTATCGGGATCCTCTTCGGATCGGCTTTTCCCGTCATTCCGCCGATCGCCTATCAGCAATTCGGGCCGATCCGGATGAGGGCGCGGCTGGCGGCGGTCAATCTGCTCATCATCGCCCTGCTTGGTTACGGGCTTGGTCCCCTGGTTGCGGTTGAGCTTGGCGCGTTGATTGTTGGGGGCGAGCACTCGCTTGGAGCCGGACTGGCCTGGCTTTGCTTGCTTACCACGCCGTTTTTGATTGCGCTCTCGCTTCTGGCGATCAGCCGGTCTTCACTCGGTGAAGATCAGGACTAG
- a CDS encoding long-chain-acyl-CoA synthetase: MTGKLGFWKRLKSDFIYLSGLRKIDQRTKAFGPDANILVPDILEASFDRHAREPAFFFEGQTLTYAELETRANRFAAWASASGLKRGDTVSLFLDNHPDVIAIWFGLSKLGITVALINNNLKGDGLLHCLKTADSKAIISGEELSSAVSDIQSELDGAVTHSILGRGALSEEALAALPNDRPARSGREGLTGKDIALLIYTSGTTGLPKAARMSHARCLTMMSGFIDATGAGPGDRIYETLPLYHGTTGLCGVGTALLSGAAVVLRRKFSASQFWQDVHDYKATMFVYVGELGRYLMKNPPSDLERGHQLRCAFGNGMRRDIWTKFTARTGLEKFIEFYGSTEGNISLINLDSRPGAVGRIPPIIKDRMPVRLIDVEATTGEVRRTVEGLCHQVPAGIPGEAIGKIQETDSRWRFDGYNEKAATEKKVLRNVFEHGDAWFRSGDLLTQDEDGYFYFVDRLGDTFRWKSENVSTSEVEEVLAKCDFVNMPNVYGVEVPHAEGRAGMAAISVSGAPDMDGLYRHVMQALPAYARPVFLRVLPDLEVTGTMKFRKVDLVRQAYLPSPGQQDVWIIDPSAKTYRPITSADIEQIEAGTVRL; encoded by the coding sequence ATGACGGGCAAACTTGGCTTCTGGAAAAGGCTGAAAAGTGATTTCATCTACCTTTCAGGCCTGCGGAAAATTGACCAGCGGACGAAGGCCTTCGGCCCGGACGCCAACATCCTCGTTCCCGACATATTGGAAGCGAGCTTCGACAGACATGCCCGAGAACCCGCCTTCTTCTTTGAGGGTCAGACACTCACCTATGCCGAGCTTGAAACCCGCGCGAACCGCTTTGCCGCATGGGCGTCGGCGTCAGGCCTGAAGAGAGGCGATACGGTCTCCCTGTTTCTGGACAACCATCCGGACGTCATTGCCATCTGGTTCGGCCTGTCAAAGCTCGGCATCACCGTGGCCCTGATCAACAACAATCTGAAAGGCGACGGCCTTCTTCATTGCCTCAAAACCGCTGATTCGAAGGCCATCATCAGTGGCGAAGAGCTGAGCAGCGCCGTCAGCGACATCCAGTCAGAGCTGGACGGTGCGGTGACGCACAGCATCCTTGGTCGCGGCGCCCTTTCCGAGGAGGCTCTCGCAGCGCTGCCAAACGATCGTCCAGCGCGGTCCGGGCGCGAGGGACTGACGGGCAAGGATATCGCGCTCCTCATCTACACCTCCGGCACGACAGGCCTGCCAAAGGCGGCAAGGATGAGCCACGCCCGCTGCCTCACCATGATGTCGGGCTTCATCGATGCGACCGGCGCTGGTCCCGGCGACCGGATCTATGAAACGCTCCCCCTCTATCACGGCACGACGGGGCTTTGCGGCGTGGGCACCGCCCTTCTGAGCGGGGCGGCTGTCGTCCTGCGCCGCAAGTTCTCCGCCAGCCAGTTCTGGCAGGATGTGCACGACTACAAGGCGACGATGTTCGTCTATGTCGGCGAACTTGGCCGGTATCTCATGAAGAACCCGCCGTCTGACCTGGAACGCGGTCACCAGCTGCGATGCGCCTTCGGCAATGGTATGCGGCGCGATATCTGGACGAAATTCACAGCGCGCACAGGCCTTGAGAAATTCATCGAATTCTATGGGTCGACCGAGGGCAATATCTCACTGATCAACCTCGATTCGCGCCCGGGCGCCGTCGGCAGGATTCCGCCCATCATCAAGGACCGCATGCCCGTCCGGCTGATCGATGTCGAGGCGACGACGGGCGAGGTTCGGCGCACCGTCGAGGGGCTTTGCCATCAGGTGCCCGCTGGGATACCGGGCGAAGCCATCGGAAAGATCCAGGAGACCGATTCCCGCTGGCGCTTTGATGGATATAACGAGAAGGCCGCGACCGAGAAGAAGGTCCTGAGGAACGTCTTCGAACATGGGGATGCCTGGTTCCGGTCGGGCGACCTGCTGACGCAGGACGAGGATGGCTACTTCTATTTCGTCGACCGGCTCGGCGATACATTTCGCTGGAAATCTGAAAACGTATCGACCAGCGAGGTCGAGGAAGTTCTGGCGAAGTGCGACTTCGTCAACATGCCCAACGTGTACGGTGTGGAAGTTCCGCACGCCGAGGGCCGGGCAGGAATGGCCGCAATCTCCGTGTCCGGTGCCCCGGACATGGATGGTCTCTACCGGCACGTCATGCAGGCCTTGCCAGCCTATGCCAGACCGGTCTTCCTGCGCGTGCTTCCCGATCTTGAAGTCACCGGAACGATGAAATTCCGCAAGGTCGATCTCGTGCGCCAGGCCTATTTGCCATCGCCGGGCCAGCAGGATGTGTGGATCATCGATCCCTCAGCCAAAACCTACAGACCCATAACAAGTGCCGACATCGAGCAGATCGAGGCGGGAACGGTCAGGCTTTGA